The Stigmatella erecta genome segment GACTCGCCGAACGAGCTGAACATCAGGTTGCGGCCCACCTGGCCGCTTCCATTCGCCAGCCCCTTCGGGAAGCGGGACGAGGTGGAGTTGAGCAGCAGCCGCGCGCTCTCCACCGCCGTGCAGGAGACCACGATGAGCTTCGCGGGTTGCTCCTGCTCCACGTCGTCCGGATCCCGGTACACGACGCTCCGGACCCGTCCCGCCTTGTCCACCTCGATGGCGCGGGCCATGCACCCGGGGCGCAGCTCCACGTTGCCGGTGGCCAAGGCGGCGGGGATGAGGCTGGCATCGGTCCCGCTCTTGGCCCCTACCTCGCAGCCATAGCTTCCACACAGTGCGCAGTACGCGCACGCCGTCCGGCCCCGGTAGGGCTTGCTGATGATGCCGCGGGCGGTGGGCAGCGAGTGCCAGTGCATCTCGCGGCACACCCGGTCGAGCTCCTGCGCGATGGGGTGCACGTCCAGGGGCGGAAGCGGGTAGGGCTTGCTCCGGGGCTCGGCGAAGGGGTGGGGGACGGACGTGCCGGAGACGCCCAGCTCCGCCTCGGCCTGATCATAGAAGGGCGCCAGCTCCTCGTAGGAGATGGGCCAGTCCGCCAGGTTCGCACCCGGGAGCTTGCCCAGCGTGGAGCGCAGCCGGAAGTCCACCGGCTTGAGCCGGTAGAAGTAGCCGCTCATGTGCACGGTGCCGCCGCCCACGCAGTTGGCGGTCCAGGCGGCGTTGGAGCGCTCGTAGCGGGCCTGCTCGCCCTGGCGGACCAGGTGTGGCTCCTCCCACGGCAGGGGCATGAAGAAGTTGCGGCGGCTGTTGAGGATCTCGTCGTGGACGAAGTCCTTGGGCCGGTAGTGCGCGCCCTTCTCCAGCACCACCACCTTCAGCCCGGCGCGCCCCAGCTCCAGCGCCATGGGCGCGCCCCCCGCGCCACTGCCAATGATGCAGACGTCTACCGGCGCCTTCGTCATCGGTGCTCACCGCACTCGCGCAGGCACTTCGGTCCGTCGTAGCCCTCGGGGGGCGCCATGGCCACGGTGCCCACCGTGTCGAAGCCCACCAGCCGCCAGCCCACCCGGTCCTTGTTGCCGCCGTAGGAGGGGTCTCCCAGGAAGCCCTCCAGCGTCAGTAGCAGGAGCAGCTCGTAGAAGTGCGCCTCGCCGCTGCCGGACCGGCTGTCCTTGAAGATAGCCAGCAGCTCATCCTGCTGGGAGGGCGTGGCCTCGCTGAAGCCCTTCTGGAACATGCTCCGCGAGCGGCGCTCCAGG includes the following:
- a CDS encoding GMC family oxidoreductase; protein product: MTKAPVDVCIIGSGAGGAPMALELGRAGLKVVVLEKGAHYRPKDFVHDEILNSRRNFFMPLPWEEPHLVRQGEQARYERSNAAWTANCVGGGTVHMSGYFYRLKPVDFRLRSTLGKLPGANLADWPISYEELAPFYDQAEAELGVSGTSVPHPFAEPRSKPYPLPPLDVHPIAQELDRVCREMHWHSLPTARGIISKPYRGRTACAYCALCGSYGCEVGAKSGTDASLIPAALATGNVELRPGCMARAIEVDKAGRVRSVVYRDPDDVEQEQPAKLIVVSCTAVESARLLLNSTSSRFPKGLANGSGQVGRNLMFSSFGESRAVFRVSRSQPSRPWLMAPGPFINRSVQDFYLMPDERFGFRKGGTLGFMWAHPNPIFAAVGLAGQGTNGVFGKALKDKLREYRDSRILQFEVYGEFLATPGTYVTVEPGVKDKHGLPVAAITLDRHPMDFAATRFLVERGEELLLRMEPDSLQRGTLSGETTILQHGTCRFGNDPATSVLDKDCRAHEVPNLYVVDGSFMPSAGSVPSTLTIVANSFRVAHHLVRKLKKG